In the Salvia splendens isolate huo1 chromosome 16, SspV2, whole genome shotgun sequence genome, ATTCCTTGTTGAGATCTTAGCACTTCTATTCCCAGAAAGTACTACAGTAGTCCAAGGTCCTTCATAACTCAAGAAAGATTTGACCAAGAAAGGAAAGGTAGAAGTAGACGATGGgtgatacgattattattattattattattattattattattattatttagttagttaattatggatttgcatatctttttcatatcttttatcttgctcattaagttagtatccactattataaatagtggacattgttagtcattttgatcattcaagaaatatcaattatccttctattttattttctcttactctctttcctttcaaacgtgcaaaatgcacaaaaccctaattttgaagCCGGATTGATCGATGGGCAAAAGCTCCCGTGACGTTTAtcgcaaaatctacgagttaaggaacttcattcttaacaattggtgctttcattgagagctcttcCTTCGAATCGCTGTCTACATGTCGTACGGCTACACTGGATATCAACTCCGGCAGGCGGATTACACCCATGGCAGCCCGTACCTCAACCCATGCTCCATCCGATCCGAGCGTTAGATCAACaaccatcatatccatatccacaggatgggagactccacccacaacaccatccctacCAAGCCCGTCAATCCACTTCTTGGGACCTGCCATAGCTGCGCCAGGAAACTGTGTGTCAGCAACCATCGTCCTACGAGACAGATTTGTACTCGCCACCaccgccctcttgttgggacccgccaAGGTTGTGCACGTAGCAGGGATACTCTCAGCCTTATCAACCACCTCAGCAGCCACACCACACCGCGCTCAGACAACCCACTAGTTGGGATCCACCTGCCTACTGCGAGACAACGGGACAACGCCCCTTCCACGAGGTCTCGGCATACGGTCATCCGCTGCCCCCAACCATAACTCAGGATGGAATCAGCCTGCGCCACAGCCACCACCACGGCACATCCGACTCTCGCACAACTTCAACAATTGTTGGAAGCGTGCTACAGGATGGAGTCTCGCCTTGTTGCAGCCGACCGACGCATCGACAACATGCTTCCTCCCGAGCTGCCTGAACCTGCGCAGCCCTACGGCTCTCAAATTTTTGGGTTTGGGGACCTCGTTCAGCACCTTCCTCCATCAGGAAATAGCAAGGCTTCGTCGGGGCCGTCGGATTTAGTCCCCTACGACTCATTGGCTCCGCCGCAGCAGTCGAGTACAACACCACCACCCTTTGCGCTGCTTCCCGATACCGCCCTCGGGCCGCCGTATGCTCTGTCCAAGACTTCAGTTGGGAATGTTTTAGAGTGCAATAAGAAAGAGATTGTGATTCTTGACTGTGATCGAGTCGAGGAAGGATTTGATGATTCTTCGGAGAAGATTCTACATTCTTCTTCTCGTTTTAGTGGAGTTGAAAAGgttgagaagatagagaagtCCAGTCTGGATTCCGCACGCAAAGAGAAACCGGTTCACGGTTGCATCGAGATTCAGTGCGTGCGACAATTGAATGCTTCTCGATTCAAGATTCCCCAAGTCCAGATTGGTTTGGGTAGTTCCATTGTGGACAACGCATCGCTGAAATTATTGAGTGATTCATCTCATGTCAGGGTTGtcgcaagtatgaatcatcgatcaataTCGCTCGACGCCGACGCCCGGTTGATTCCTCCGCAAAATGACACTCtatgcttgagcattcatggacgcattgatacagggagacgctcaactattcggtgtatgtttgacccaggaggattcctcgacactcatcgttgcttcatggtgcccaccttgaggacaaggtggatttcaaccgtgggggttgatacgattattattattattattattattattattattattattattattattattattattattattattattattattattattattattattattattattattattattatttagttagttaattatggatttgcatatctttttcatatcttttatcttgctcattaagttagtatccactattataaatagtggacattgttggtcattttgatcattcaagaaatatcaattatccttctattttattttctcttactctctttcctttcaaacgtgcaaaacgcacaaaaccctaattttgacgccggattgatcgacgggcaaaagctcccgcgacgttcgtcgcaaaatctacgagttaaggaacttcatccttaactaTGGGCATCAAGACTGGAGCAAAGATTTGATCAAGAAAGGAAAGGTAATGTTTTTGGAGAGATTTTGGGGTTGGAGAAGATGGTTTGATGGTTGCAATCGatgttatttttgtttcaatCTCCATAactcaaaatttattttgaagGCTGTTGGTTTTTTTCTCACCACAACACAAGAGTTATATAGGTGCAAACGCAGCCTCTTCACATCTAAATAATTGAGTTCAAAATGTGTGTGCGCGTGCATTGGTGTATAGGTAGAATGATAATGTTTGAAGCAGCCAAAAGTTTCAGGTAAAAGAACAGAAATAAGACTTGCTTATTACCCATAAAATCCGAAAATAGATGACCAAGATCTAATAATTGTCAAAGATTTTGCGATATCATCTTAAGGGTATTATGTATGCGTAGGGAAATAAAGGTGCATTAAATCATTTTTTGAGATAAATGCGTGTTTGTTCAATGATATGTTTGATTTAACATATATATAACTGTTCAATAAAGatgttttttttagttaaaaaatgCTTTGGATGATATTTTGTGGTCGATGCTATGATATTTTGTTCAATGATATATTCTAATTTGTAGAGTAGTACTTAATTTGGATTTATGATATATCGCATTCCGAAATGCAAAATCAAGGATGTATTATCGATTTGCCTGCCCCCAACCAAAGTAGAAGCAAATCACTTTGCGTTTCAACCATCCCTCGTTCATACCACTTTAACGACTTTCACGacgagagagaagaaaaaattagtggaatctAAGACAAAATCCAAAGTTTGTGTATTTACGTGTacaattattcatattttatttcctGTATTTGTACTATAACCAAAAGCTAATCATATCATATGTGATCCGAAAATCCTAACATGCTAATTGCTAAATGGTCTAACACAATCTTCGTATCATATTCGAACATAGTGAATAATCCTCATAACATTTGACACGTATTAAATCCTAATTAATACGGAGCGAAATTATCCTCATTTGAGTATTTCCGTATGAATAATATGAATACGAAGAACGATATGCTACACACCTTATGTGAGTtccttatgtgagcaccactTTCGTTTGAAGTACGTTTAGcgttttttgttttgatttatatatttaatttgattctaatatattaaaatatgttattgaaaattttaatttcacaatattcataaaaatcaaagctcaatTTACTCGTTTTCTCtacaatttcaaataaattaataaaataacaaatcatgctttgatttttataaattttgtgaaattaaaaattccaataacattttttaatatattagaatCATGTTTAGCATATCAATCCTCGTATGAATACATACCATAAATCTTGATTTAATCATAGATCGAGCATTAGAAAAAAAGTTCTTCACACAATTAATATGTTTAGTTCCCTGTCATCAGGCCCATATGTTTACTAAATTACCGCACCACAACAGTCATTGCATTTATTATATCGATTTCTTAGTTTAATGAACATGAGATGGAATCAACGAtataattcaattcaattaagTATGTCATTTCAAAATAATTGTATTAATCGACAATATTTGAAAAGAGTAATTCACATTGTTATGCATCACACACAAACCATATgtaacaaacaaataaattttttcaaaacaacaTATAGCTAGGGACAAAACTTTGCAAGATCAAAACAAAGGTGAAATGAAAGAAGTTTTATGATGTACTACTAAAAAGAAGCTTCTGCAGCTCCAAATCAGCCTCGAATTTCTCCATATCATCTCTCCTCAAATTAACCCACGCCTCGATTCCATCTCCATTTCTTGTATCCATAAAAGTAACCAAGTTTTTGTAAGCGAACCCGGCCGACCCAACCCAGACCGGTTTTCCCCACCCGAAATCCGCCTCATAAACCGGAAACCTACACAAACTCGTGAAGCTGAAGCTAACCAGCTCGCCCTTATCGACTTGAGCCATTTTCTCCCTCAACAAACCCAAATGTTCCCCACCCTCCTTCAGCCGAGCCACGTAGCCGCCGTCCACGCCTTTTATGGCTTCCCGGACTCCCCTCAGCAGCTCCGCGCCGCTGCCCCCAACCGCCGGCTTAGCTATCGCTAGCCGGCTTATGTTCCCGAAATGGTATTCGGGCAGGGGCGGGTCGGTCCGGGTCCGAAGGTTAATCGCGTGCTGAACCGTGTAGATCTTCTTACCCGGTTCGGCTTTTAGACCGGTTGCGGATATGAACCGGGTCCATATAAAAGCCGACAGAGCTTCAACCCGAGTCGGCCGCCTCTGCGGCAAGTCATCTCCGGCGGCGCCGTACCGTTCCCGGAGAATCTCGATTTTCTTCGCCGGAAATGTGAAAATTTTGGTGGCGAGCTCTTCCTTCATCATTCCGGAGGTCGGCTTGTAGCCGGAAATGTCCCGCGGCGGGAAGTGGGTGGCGGCGTCGAATTTCGGGGGCGGAGCGGCGCCGCCGCTAGCGGCGGCGGCCCAGGAATTGGCGAAGGAGAAGAAGGAGAGGGCGTCGGCGATTTTGTGGGAGATCAAGAGGCCGACGGCGACGCCGCCGCACCGGAAAAAGGTGGCTTGAACGGCCATGCAGAGATCTAGGGATTGGTTGAGTGTGAAAGGGAGAAATTCGGTCATGTGGTTAGGGTTTGGATTGGTGATGACGTGTGAGAGGTCGCAGTCGGCTTCGGCCACCGAGAAGGGGGCGCCGGCGTCGTTGCAGTGGACGTagaggttgccgacgaggcggCCGGCGAGGGGGTAGAAGGTGGAGAGGGTTTTAGACAGGGATTGTTTGAGGTGGTTTGATTTTTGGGAATTGGGGATTTTGGGGTTTGATGAGTAGAAGTAGACGAGGGGCATGAAGAAGGGTGGAGCTAGTTGATCTAGGAATGAGAGGTTGTGTTTTTCGAGAGATTTTG is a window encoding:
- the LOC121770621 gene encoding stemmadenine O-acetyltransferase-like, with the protein product MEIETKVISTETITPSILTPKSLEKHNLSFLDQLAPPFFMPLVYFYSSNPKIPNSQKSNHLKQSLSKTLSTFYPLAGRLVGNLYVHCNDAGAPFSVAEADCDLSHVITNPNPNHMTEFLPFTLNQSLDLCMAVQATFFRCGGVAVGLLISHKIADALSFFSFANSWAAAASGGAAPPPKFDAATHFPPRDISGYKPTSGMMKEELATKIFTFPAKKIEILRERYGAAGDDLPQRRPTRVEALSAFIWTRFISATGLKAEPGKKIYTVQHAINLRTRTDPPLPEYHFGNISRLAIAKPAVGGSGAELLRGVREAIKGVDGGYVARLKEGGEHLGLLREKMAQVDKGELVSFSFTSLCRFPVYEADFGWGKPVWVGSAGFAYKNLVTFMDTRNGDGIEAWVNLRRDDMEKFEADLELQKLLFSSTS